In Massilia antarctica, the following are encoded in one genomic region:
- the rplM gene encoding 50S ribosomal protein L13 produces the protein MKTFSAKGHEVQRDWFVVDATDLILGRVASEVALRLRGKHKPEFTPHVDTGDFIVVINAGKLRVTGTKATEKTYYRHSGYPGGIYETNFKKMQERFPGRALEKAVKGMLPKGPLGYAMIKKLKVYAEGSHPHAAQQPTALVLFK, from the coding sequence ATGAAAACTTTTTCCGCTAAGGGACATGAAGTCCAGCGCGATTGGTTCGTGGTTGACGCGACGGATCTGATCCTCGGACGTGTTGCCAGCGAAGTGGCACTCCGGTTGCGCGGCAAACACAAACCCGAATTCACTCCGCACGTCGACACGGGCGATTTCATCGTCGTGATCAACGCAGGTAAACTGCGCGTGACCGGTACCAAGGCAACCGAGAAGACGTACTACCGTCACTCGGGCTACCCAGGTGGTATCTATGAAACCAACTTCAAGAAAATGCAAGAGCGTTTTCCTGGTCGCGCGCTTGAAAAAGCGGTCAAGGGCATGCTGCCTAAAGGCCCGCTTGGCTACGCCATGATCAAGAAGCTCAAAGTGTACGCGGAAGGTTCCCACCCGCACGCTGCCCAGCAACCTACAGCACTCGTGCTGTTCAAGTAA
- the erpA gene encoding iron-sulfur cluster insertion protein ErpA: MNAVAEMPEVMPAPIVFTDSAAQKVAQLIEEEGNPDLKLRVFVQGGGCSGFQYGFTFDEIVNEDDTTMVKNGVQLLIDSMSYQYLVGAEIDYKDDLEGAQFVIKNPTATSTCGCGSSFSV; encoded by the coding sequence ATGAATGCAGTTGCTGAAATGCCAGAAGTGATGCCGGCACCCATCGTGTTTACCGATAGCGCCGCGCAAAAGGTTGCACAGCTGATCGAGGAAGAGGGCAATCCCGACCTGAAATTGCGCGTGTTCGTGCAGGGCGGCGGCTGTTCCGGTTTCCAGTACGGCTTCACCTTCGATGAAATCGTCAACGAAGACGATACCACCATGGTCAAGAACGGCGTGCAACTGCTGATCGATTCGATGAGCTACCAGTATCTGGTCGGCGCCGAAATCGACTACAAGGACGATCTCGAAGGCGCCCAGTTCGTCATCAAGAATCCAACCGCTACCTCGACCTGCGGTTGCGGTTCGTCGTTCTCGGTATAA
- a CDS encoding alpha/beta fold hydrolase, producing MKLKYRLAASLLSLLAALAPSCPAAAPGGRTCHLPGSEEGLRCITLAVPLDYRQPTGPTLNLHITVAPAFRESARPDPLFVLAGGPGQAGSDVLPVLNAMFRRTRAIRDIVFIDQRGTGLSGKLDCEDDTLPENLNDDEQMAAVRACLAAVRQPLSAYTTEHAARDIEQVRLALGYQTINVWGASYGTRLGQAYARAFPHAVRSLVLDGVAAPDQIIPAGGRDGQAALEALFRQCAADADCNQAYPALRAEFDGLLARVSAGPVALTLANPRTAEPLHMNLTKERFLSTVHNVLYSALDGRRLPFLIHSAHLGRWAPFVARRNVASDLAGEGGTALVLHMAVICAEDYPRMTPQLLAEDAHNSFLGGGRAGQLVELCKSLKVPAVVWRAPSPILAPALLLSGALDPVTPPRRAEAAARHIPKAQHLVVANAGHGISALGCAPRLLREFLDAPQKPVIAHCLNDIPAANFQIGSAGPHP from the coding sequence GTGAAATTGAAATATCGCCTTGCCGCTTCACTGCTCTCCTTGCTGGCGGCCCTGGCGCCGTCCTGCCCCGCCGCCGCCCCGGGCGGCCGCACCTGCCACCTGCCAGGTTCCGAAGAAGGCTTGCGCTGCATTACCCTGGCCGTGCCCCTCGATTACCGCCAGCCTACCGGCCCCACCCTGAACCTGCATATCACCGTGGCGCCGGCCTTCCGCGAATCGGCGCGCCCCGATCCCCTGTTCGTGCTGGCGGGCGGCCCCGGCCAGGCCGGCAGCGACGTGCTGCCGGTGCTGAACGCCATGTTCCGGCGCACCCGCGCCATCCGCGACATCGTCTTCATCGACCAGCGCGGCACCGGCCTCTCCGGCAAGCTCGACTGCGAAGACGACACCCTGCCCGAGAACCTCAACGACGACGAGCAGATGGCCGCCGTGCGCGCCTGCCTGGCCGCGGTGCGCCAGCCGCTGTCGGCCTACACCACCGAACACGCCGCGCGCGACATCGAGCAGGTGCGCCTGGCGCTCGGCTACCAGACCATCAACGTGTGGGGAGCCTCGTACGGCACCCGCCTCGGCCAGGCCTACGCGCGCGCCTTTCCGCATGCGGTGCGCAGCCTGGTGCTGGACGGCGTGGCCGCGCCCGACCAGATCATTCCGGCCGGCGGGCGCGACGGCCAGGCGGCGCTGGAAGCCCTGTTCCGCCAGTGCGCGGCCGACGCCGACTGCAACCAGGCTTACCCCGCGCTGCGCGCCGAATTCGACGGCTTGCTGGCCAGGGTCAGCGCCGGCCCGGTGGCGCTGACCCTGGCCAATCCGCGCACCGCCGAACCCCTGCACATGAACCTGACCAAGGAGCGCTTCCTGAGCACGGTGCACAACGTGCTGTATTCGGCGCTGGACGGGCGCCGCCTGCCCTTCCTGATCCACAGCGCCCACCTGGGACGCTGGGCTCCTTTTGTGGCGCGCCGCAACGTCGCCAGCGACCTGGCGGGCGAAGGCGGCACCGCGCTGGTGCTGCACATGGCTGTGATCTGCGCCGAGGATTATCCGCGCATGACGCCGCAATTGCTGGCCGAAGACGCCCACAATTCCTTCCTCGGCGGTGGCCGGGCCGGGCAATTGGTCGAGCTGTGCAAGTCGCTCAAGGTGCCGGCCGTCGTCTGGCGCGCGCCCAGCCCGATTTTGGCGCCGGCCTTGCTGCTGTCGGGCGCGCTCGATCCGGTAACGCCGCCGCGCCGCGCCGAGGCCGCCGCGCGCCATATCCCCAAGGCCCAGCACTTGGTGGTGGCCAACGCCGGCCACGGCATTTCCGCGCTCGGCTGCGCGCCGCGCCTGCTGCGCGAATTTCTCGACGCGCCGCAGAAACCGGTGATCGCCCACTGCCTGAATGACATTCCGGCCGCCAATTTCCAGATCGGCAGCGCCGGTCCGCACCCCTGA
- a CDS encoding M23 family metallopeptidase, with product MDPTNKFTGKRLTGLLGTTRKTRIISAGAIFLAVCAFGAAGVAPLAPDASDLPVKSVAENLELPNLADQITALQKDDQQFIHEEKVRAGDTLAALLTRLGVDDAAAVNFIKSDKIAKGVMQLKTGKRVQAQTGENGELQWLRASVVDGRDNPVKLISITREGDKFSAKETPAVLERRVEMRSREITNSLYSATDATTDGGKMPDVIVGQIIEMFSTSIDFRSDLKRGDRFNVVYETFWQDGEMVRAGRILAGEFVNRGVTYQSVWYEDPVSKQGGYYTFDGKALKKAFLKSPLEFSRISSGFSMRSHPISGAWKAHKGVDFAAALGTPIRASGDGVIDFAGVQGGYGNFVTIKHWANYTTAYAHMSRFAPGIRKGSKVNQGDVIGFVGSTGWSTGAHLHYEFRVNNDAVDPMSIKVLAQAPMTQAERARFQVAAADMSHRFALLRPTTGSTMAR from the coding sequence ATGGACCCTACAAATAAATTCACAGGCAAACGCTTGACCGGCCTGCTAGGAACAACGCGAAAGACGCGCATCATCAGCGCTGGCGCGATTTTTCTTGCAGTGTGCGCATTTGGTGCCGCGGGCGTAGCGCCCCTGGCCCCCGATGCATCCGACCTGCCGGTCAAATCGGTCGCGGAAAATCTCGAACTGCCGAACCTGGCCGATCAGATCACTGCGCTGCAAAAGGACGATCAGCAATTCATCCACGAAGAGAAGGTGCGTGCGGGCGATACGCTTGCCGCCCTGCTCACCCGTCTGGGCGTGGACGATGCCGCTGCCGTCAACTTCATCAAGTCTGACAAGATCGCCAAAGGCGTCATGCAGCTCAAGACCGGCAAGCGGGTCCAGGCGCAGACGGGCGAAAATGGCGAACTGCAATGGCTGCGCGCCAGCGTCGTCGACGGCCGCGACAACCCGGTCAAACTGATTTCGATCACCCGCGAGGGCGACAAGTTCAGTGCCAAGGAAACCCCGGCCGTGCTGGAACGCCGGGTTGAAATGCGCTCCCGCGAAATCACCAACTCGCTCTACTCGGCGACCGATGCCACCACCGACGGCGGCAAAATGCCCGACGTCATCGTGGGCCAGATCATCGAGATGTTCTCCACCAGTATCGACTTCCGTTCCGACCTGAAACGCGGCGACCGCTTCAACGTGGTCTACGAAACGTTCTGGCAAGACGGCGAAATGGTACGCGCAGGCCGCATCCTGGCAGGCGAATTCGTCAACCGCGGCGTGACCTACCAGTCCGTCTGGTACGAAGATCCGGTCAGCAAGCAGGGCGGCTACTACACCTTCGACGGCAAGGCGCTGAAAAAGGCCTTCCTCAAGTCGCCGCTGGAATTTTCGCGCATTTCGTCGGGCTTCTCGATGCGCTCGCATCCGATTTCCGGGGCCTGGAAAGCGCACAAGGGCGTCGACTTCGCCGCCGCGCTGGGTACGCCCATCCGCGCCTCCGGCGATGGCGTGATCGACTTCGCCGGCGTGCAAGGCGGTTACGGCAACTTCGTCACCATCAAGCACTGGGCCAACTACACCACCGCGTATGCGCACATGAGCCGTTTCGCGCCAGGCATCCGCAAGGGCAGCAAGGTCAACCAGGGCGATGTGATCGGTTTTGTCGGCTCGACCGGCTGGTCGACCGGCGCTCACCTGCACTACGAGTTCCGCGTCAACAACGATGCCGTCGATCCGATGTCGATCAAGGTACTGGCGCAGGCCCCGATGACGCAGGCCGAGCGGGCCCGCTTCCAGGTCGCCGCGGCCGACATGTCGCACCGCTTCGCCCTGCTGCGTCCGACGACCGGCTCGACCATGGCGCGCTAA
- a CDS encoding FxDxF family PEP-CTERM protein, which translates to MKFGRTLVSTLLAGMFAIPAFAAPSYSVTMVNTGNWDSWSLIDNAGTLYGSSKGFSASYANGHVNVMHVSESPAPTGGVRAISNAGRIASYEYWTTAQDYPSADGYLTFNGSSTRLGALGSGGTSLDTFANGVNNAGTVVGESRTDIRIPGGPEGYPRFATHAFTYSNGKMRDLGTLGGTASSAAAINGAGTIVGTAQNANWQDRAFIYQNGRMTDLGGFSGGSSLANDINDAGLIIGQSARDSSGYVKSAFVYANGALTDLGWGTQRDSNAVDINELGQIIGYGADANGQNRGFIYQHGQLLQLDTAVDPSANWVIKTTYSINDHGLILADACKLGVCGTVVLSPVPEPETYAMMLAGLGLLGFCARRRARSA; encoded by the coding sequence ATGAAATTCGGACGAACCCTGGTATCGACCCTGCTCGCTGGCATGTTTGCCATCCCCGCCTTCGCCGCGCCTTCATATTCGGTGACCATGGTCAACACCGGCAACTGGGATAGCTGGAGCCTGATCGACAATGCCGGCACCCTGTATGGCTCGTCCAAGGGCTTTTCGGCGTCGTATGCGAACGGCCACGTCAATGTGATGCACGTGAGCGAGAGCCCGGCACCCACCGGCGGCGTGCGGGCCATCAGCAATGCCGGCCGTATCGCCAGCTATGAATACTGGACCACGGCACAGGATTACCCGAGCGCCGATGGCTACCTGACCTTCAACGGCAGCTCCACCCGTCTCGGCGCGCTCGGCTCCGGTGGCACCAGCCTGGACACCTTCGCCAACGGCGTCAACAACGCCGGCACGGTGGTGGGCGAATCGCGCACGGATATCCGGATTCCTGGCGGCCCGGAGGGCTATCCCCGCTTCGCGACTCATGCATTTACTTACTCCAACGGCAAGATGCGCGATCTGGGCACCCTGGGCGGTACCGCAAGCAGCGCCGCGGCCATCAATGGCGCCGGCACCATCGTGGGCACCGCCCAAAACGCCAATTGGCAGGATCGCGCCTTCATTTATCAGAACGGCCGCATGACCGACCTCGGCGGGTTCAGTGGCGGCAGCAGCCTGGCGAACGACATCAATGATGCCGGTCTGATCATCGGCCAGTCCGCGCGCGACAGCAGCGGCTATGTGAAGTCGGCCTTTGTGTACGCGAATGGCGCGCTGACCGATCTGGGCTGGGGGACGCAACGCGATTCGAACGCCGTCGATATCAATGAGCTGGGCCAGATCATCGGCTACGGCGCCGATGCAAACGGCCAGAACCGCGGCTTCATCTATCAACATGGCCAGTTGCTGCAGCTCGACACGGCCGTCGATCCGAGCGCCAACTGGGTCATCAAGACCACTTACAGCATCAACGATCATGGCCTGATCCTGGCCGATGCATGCAAGCTGGGCGTGTGCGGCACAGTCGTGCTGAGCCCAGTTCCGGAACCGGAAACCTATGCGATGATGCTGGCCGGTCTCGGTTTGCTCGGGTTTTGCGCACGCCGCCGCGCACGTTCCGCGTAA
- the rpsI gene encoding 30S ribosomal protein S9 — MIGNYNYGTGRRKSAVARVFIKVGTGQIIVNGKPAADYFSRETGLMVIRQPLELTGNVERFDIKVNVHGGGESGQAGAVRHGITRALIDYDASLKGDLARAGFVTRDAREVERKKVGLRKARRAKQFSKR; from the coding sequence ATGATCGGTAACTACAATTACGGCACCGGCCGTCGCAAGAGTGCAGTCGCTCGCGTCTTCATCAAAGTTGGCACTGGCCAGATCATCGTTAACGGCAAACCAGCCGCTGACTACTTCTCGCGCGAAACGGGCCTGATGGTCATCCGTCAACCGCTGGAACTGACCGGCAATGTCGAGCGTTTCGACATCAAGGTCAACGTTCACGGTGGTGGCGAGTCCGGCCAGGCTGGCGCGGTTCGTCACGGCATCACCCGTGCACTGATCGACTACGACGCATCGTTGAAGGGCGACCTGGCACGTGCCGGTTTCGTTACCCGCGATGCACGTGAAGTCGAGCGTAAAAAAGTTGGTCTGCGCAAAGCACGTCGCGCAAAGCAATTCTCGAAGCGTTAA
- the dtd gene encoding D-aminoacyl-tRNA deacylase has product MIALLQRVSDASVVVDGATIGAIDAGLLVLLCAEKGDSEKEADALLTKLLGYRVFGDEAGKMNRSLADTNGGLLLVPQFTLAADTKSGTRPSFTPAASPQDGLRLFDHVVRQARARHPTVETGQFGADMKVSLTNDGPVTFWLQVHPK; this is encoded by the coding sequence ATGATCGCGCTGCTGCAACGGGTCAGCGACGCCAGTGTGGTGGTGGATGGCGCGACCATCGGCGCCATCGATGCGGGCTTGCTGGTATTGTTGTGCGCCGAAAAGGGCGACAGCGAGAAGGAAGCCGACGCCCTGTTGACCAAATTGCTGGGCTACCGGGTGTTCGGCGACGAGGCCGGCAAGATGAACCGCAGCCTGGCTGACACCAACGGCGGCCTGTTGCTGGTGCCCCAGTTCACCCTGGCGGCCGACACCAAATCGGGCACGCGGCCATCGTTCACACCCGCCGCCAGCCCGCAGGATGGCTTGCGCCTGTTCGACCATGTGGTGCGCCAGGCCCGTGCGCGCCACCCTACGGTCGAGACCGGGCAGTTCGGCGCCGACATGAAAGTGTCGCTGACCAACGACGGTCCGGTCACTTT
- the argC gene encoding N-acetyl-gamma-glutamyl-phosphate reductase encodes MIKVGIVGGTGYTGVELLRLLSVHPDVELTAITSRKEDGLPVADMFPSLRGKVNLAFSAPDKVDLSKCDVVFFATPHGVAMAQAPALLAAGVKVIDLAADFRLKDQATFEQWYKIPHTCPDLLDEAVYGLPELNREAIKKARLIANPGCYPTTMQLGFVPLLKANLVDASALIADAKSGVSGAGRKAEIGTLFSESSDNFKAYGVSGHRHTPETVAQLQRFTGLPVRLIFTPHLVPMIRGMHSTLYARLTTEISNEALQELFETTYKDAPFVDVMPFGSHPETRSTRGSNMLRLALHRPDNGNTLVILVVQDNLVKGASGQAIQCMNLMFGLDETLGLQQVALLP; translated from the coding sequence ATGATCAAAGTTGGCATCGTCGGCGGTACGGGTTACACGGGCGTGGAATTGCTGCGACTGCTGTCGGTCCACCCTGATGTGGAGCTGACCGCGATTACCTCGCGTAAGGAAGATGGCTTGCCCGTCGCCGATATGTTTCCTTCGCTGCGCGGCAAGGTGAACCTGGCGTTTTCCGCCCCCGACAAGGTGGACCTGAGCAAGTGCGATGTGGTCTTCTTCGCGACCCCGCACGGCGTGGCCATGGCCCAGGCCCCAGCGCTGCTGGCCGCCGGCGTGAAGGTCATCGACCTGGCCGCCGATTTCCGCCTGAAAGACCAGGCGACCTTCGAGCAGTGGTACAAAATTCCGCACACCTGCCCCGATCTGCTGGACGAGGCCGTCTACGGCTTGCCGGAACTGAACCGCGAGGCCATCAAGAAGGCGCGCCTGATCGCCAATCCGGGGTGCTATCCGACCACGATGCAGCTGGGCTTCGTGCCGCTGCTGAAAGCGAATCTGGTCGATGCCAGCGCCCTGATCGCGGACGCCAAGTCGGGCGTGTCCGGCGCCGGCCGCAAGGCTGAAATCGGTACCCTGTTCTCGGAGTCGAGCGATAATTTCAAGGCTTACGGCGTGTCCGGCCACCGCCACACCCCGGAAACCGTGGCCCAGCTGCAGCGTTTCACCGGCCTGCCCGTGCGCCTGATCTTCACGCCGCATCTGGTGCCGATGATCCGTGGCATGCATTCGACCTTGTACGCGCGCCTGACCACCGAGATCAGCAACGAGGCGCTGCAGGAATTGTTCGAAACCACCTACAAGGACGCGCCCTTCGTCGATGTGATGCCGTTCGGCTCGCATCCGGAAACCCGTTCCACGCGCGGCTCGAACATGCTGCGCCTGGCGCTGCATCGTCCGGACAACGGCAACACCCTGGTCATCCTGGTGGTCCAGGATAATCTGGTCAAGGGCGCGTCCGGCCAGGCGATCCAGTGCATGAACCTGATGTTCGGCCTGGACGAAACCCTGGGCTTGCAACAGGTGGCGCTGCTCCCGTAA
- the tyrS gene encoding tyrosine--tRNA ligase: protein MTIPATSKPAAPAQGAPKLPLTDTVLEALAITKRGVDELLIESEFAQKLARSEQSGTPLRIKLGLDPTAPDLHLGHTVVLNKMRQLQDLGHQVIFLIGDFTSMIGDPSGRNVTRPPLTKEQIEVNAMTYFKQASLVLDPSRTEIRYNSEWCDPLGARGMIELSSRYTVARMMERDDFTKRFKSGTPISIHEFLYPLMQGYDSVALKADLELGGTDQKFNLLVGRELQKDYGQEQQCILTMPLLEGLDGVDKMSKSKNNYIGITEPANTMFAKLMSISDVMMWRYFELLSFRSIADIAALKAEIDGGRNPRDAKVALGQEIVTRFHSAQAADEALADFVNRSAGGIPDDAPEMTVDGAPMGIAHLLKKTGLCASTSEAMRMVEQGGVRIDSTVVSDKALKIEAGSFVLQVGRRKFARVTFTA from the coding sequence ATGACGATTCCTGCCACCTCCAAGCCTGCTGCCCCTGCGCAAGGTGCTCCTAAATTGCCGCTGACGGACACCGTGCTGGAAGCGCTGGCCATCACCAAGCGCGGCGTCGACGAGTTGCTGATCGAGAGCGAGTTCGCGCAAAAGCTGGCCCGTTCCGAACAAAGCGGCACGCCGCTGCGCATCAAGCTCGGCCTCGATCCGACCGCGCCCGACCTGCACCTGGGCCACACCGTGGTGCTGAACAAGATGCGCCAGCTGCAAGACCTGGGCCACCAGGTGATCTTCCTGATTGGCGATTTCACCTCGATGATCGGCGATCCGTCGGGCCGCAACGTCACGCGCCCGCCGCTGACCAAGGAGCAGATCGAAGTCAACGCGATGACCTATTTCAAGCAGGCCTCGCTGGTGCTCGACCCGTCGCGCACGGAAATTCGCTACAACTCCGAGTGGTGCGACCCGCTCGGTGCGCGCGGCATGATCGAGTTGTCGTCGCGCTACACCGTGGCCCGCATGATGGAGCGCGACGACTTCACCAAGCGCTTCAAGAGTGGGACACCAATATCGATCCATGAGTTCCTTTATCCCTTGATGCAGGGATACGATTCTGTCGCTTTGAAGGCCGATCTTGAGCTGGGCGGCACCGATCAGAAGTTCAACCTGCTGGTCGGGCGCGAGCTGCAGAAGGATTATGGCCAGGAACAGCAGTGCATCCTGACCATGCCGCTGCTCGAAGGGCTCGATGGCGTGGACAAGATGTCCAAGTCCAAGAACAATTATATTGGCATCACCGAACCGGCCAACACGATGTTCGCCAAACTGATGAGCATTTCGGACGTGATGATGTGGCGTTATTTCGAGTTGCTGTCGTTCCGCTCGATCGCCGATATCGCCGCGCTCAAGGCCGAAATCGATGGCGGACGCAACCCGCGCGATGCTAAAGTAGCTCTTGGGCAAGAAATTGTGACGCGTTTCCACTCGGCCCAGGCGGCGGACGAGGCCCTGGCCGATTTCGTGAACCGTTCCGCCGGCGGCATTCCCGACGATGCGCCGGAAATGACGGTCGACGGCGCGCCGATGGGCATTGCCCACCTGCTCAAAAAAACCGGTCTGTGCGCGTCGACCTCGGAAGCCATGCGTATGGTCGAGCAGGGCGGGGTGCGCATCGACAGCACCGTGGTCAGCGACAAGGCCTTGAAAATCGAGGCCGGCAGCTTCGTGCTGCAGGTCGGCCGCCGCAAGTTCGCCCGTGTGACCTTCACGGCATGA
- a CDS encoding anhydro-N-acetylmuramic acid kinase, whose amino-acid sequence MSTNSTLYIGMMSGTSMDGVDGVLADFAGGAIRTLQAAFVPFPAALRAELMALQSSGDNEIAREALAAAHLTGCYAECVAALLPAAPGPVQALAAHGQTIRHRPELGYTRQLNHPALLAELTGIDVIADFRARDVAAGGQGAPLVPAFHQACFGLAGQTRVVVNIGGIANISVLHADGRVSGFDTGPGNVLMDHWIGLHQGKAYDTDGAWAASGRSDPALLGILLDEPYFRLAAPKSTGRDLFHADWLAQRLAQGPALPAQDVQATLAALTAVTIARAIDHEVREAEAVYVCGGGAYNGSLLRELAQALGGKTRVETSDALGVAPNHVEALAFAWLGYRFTRRETGNLPLVTGAKGPRILGALYPA is encoded by the coding sequence ATGAGCACAAACTCGACCTTGTATATCGGCATGATGTCCGGCACCAGCATGGATGGGGTCGACGGCGTGCTGGCCGACTTTGCCGGCGGCGCCATCCGCACCCTGCAAGCGGCCTTCGTCCCCTTCCCCGCCGCGCTGCGCGCCGAGCTAATGGCCCTGCAAAGCAGCGGCGACAATGAAATCGCGCGCGAAGCGCTGGCCGCCGCCCATCTGACCGGCTGCTACGCCGAGTGCGTGGCAGCCCTGCTGCCGGCCGCGCCCGGCCCGGTGCAAGCGCTGGCCGCGCATGGACAGACGATACGCCACCGGCCCGAACTGGGCTACACGCGCCAGCTCAACCACCCTGCCCTGCTGGCCGAACTGACCGGCATCGACGTCATTGCCGACTTCCGCGCGCGCGACGTGGCCGCCGGCGGCCAGGGCGCCCCGCTGGTGCCGGCCTTCCACCAGGCTTGCTTCGGCCTGGCCGGCCAGACGCGGGTGGTGGTCAATATCGGCGGCATCGCCAACATCAGCGTGCTGCACGCCGACGGCAGAGTGAGCGGCTTCGACACCGGCCCCGGCAATGTGCTGATGGATCACTGGATCGGCCTGCATCAGGGCAAGGCCTACGATACGGACGGCGCCTGGGCGGCGAGCGGGCGCAGCGACCCTGCACTGCTCGGCATCTTGCTCGACGAACCCTATTTCCGCCTGGCCGCGCCGAAAAGCACGGGACGCGACCTGTTCCACGCCGACTGGCTGGCACAGCGGCTGGCGCAAGGTCCCGCCCTGCCGGCCCAGGACGTGCAGGCAACCTTGGCCGCGCTGACCGCCGTGACCATCGCGCGCGCCATTGACCACGAGGTGCGCGAGGCCGAGGCGGTGTATGTGTGCGGCGGCGGGGCGTACAACGGCAGCTTGCTGCGCGAACTGGCGCAAGCGCTGGGTGGCAAGACAAGGGTGGAAACAAGCGACGCCCTGGGCGTAGCCCCGAATCACGTCGAAGCGCTGGCGTTCGCGTGGCTGGGCTACCGCTTCACAAGACGCGAAACGGGCAATTTGCCCCTTGTGACGGGGGCGAAGGGACCCAGGATTCTGGGCGCCCTCTATCCTGCGTAA